DNA sequence from the Littorina saxatilis isolate snail1 linkage group LG9, US_GU_Lsax_2.0, whole genome shotgun sequence genome:
cccagtgtgggattttcagtggggcgaccacccccaacccagcgcgtccccgggtggcggataggggaacggtcttcagatatggagatcagccgcttgcggccgcggaccaaactggctccgggtgggatcccggaaaatcctcccccctgtgctctcagggtaggacgtacgggccatgagctaagggtgaggtaaccccgacagaaaaccccgaatgctgaagacggaggacccgggccgcacggcgcattctaacaaaccacgggtacacgcacttacgcaaatgatgacacaatcaaccagcacagatggaaatggcgctcgcccattgaggaccccccagggtggagcagcgtcgggtcccatgcctcaaagggacccagccccaactactggaggtccctcccgtccgtcttgtcacgccaggggacgcgggaggaaagtgactggcaccaccacaaccaggaagaaacccagtcagcagcgacctttccaggtcatgcactggaacgcagaaagtatcctgaacaagaagacagagttggagcatatcctgcatgagaagaacatcaacatctgctgtattcaggagacgcacctgacaccccaaaagtccttcaaagtgagaggctaccaatgccttaggtccgacagaacagaccgaagcaaaggaggaatcctgaccctcatcaggaacaacatcaatgcctgtttgatagaaacgcacatggaggactccgaatatcaggtgattcgaatccagacgaagacatcagaattccatcttgtcaacttctactgccccaatgatagacacctcgcccttgacacgatccccgcaaaggcctccaacttcatcgtggtgggtgacttcaacagtcattcacagagttggggatatgaccacctggatcggagaggagaagaggtggagaactggcaggacgacaaaggtctcatccttttgaacagtccctttgactgccctacattctactccagaagatggcacactacatcaactcctgacctagccttctgcacggaagacatgcaccagctaaccagcagagaggtcggagaacagctaggtggaagtgaccatcggccagtctttttgactctgggcatggagtcctgcactgaagcttccttccctcggtggaactacaaaagagcgaactggttcctctttagacaccgcaccagcgaactcaccaaagacatcagagtcgagggtcgagacatcaacatggtggcgaaggacttcaacatgagcatcctcagagcagcgcgtgagtccattcccaggggtgccaggagagactataagccctactggagcaatgaattgcaggaactggatgatgatctggcagacgccagaagggaagcagaagtcaacccgtcacaaaacaacaacatccgcctccaggaagccaaagccaaatttctcaaaaagaagctacaggcaagacgaagaagctggcaagagaaaacaagctctctgaaccttgagaaggatggcagaaagctctggaggctcaccaagcagttgaatgatgagaacaccagcagaggaaagatcacattagaagagaacgggaaggtgctaactggaaagcatgctgccaaccaatttgctgaaagctatgcagctgagagcaacctccatgttagccccgagaaacagagagaagcaagaagagagaaaagagagagacctgccagacagtcgacagtggacgccatgagtcaaccactcacactccacgagctgcactcagctctgaaaaagtcaaaggcgaagaagtcccctggcccagacggcatcaccaacgagatgctaacccaccttggtagtgcagcagagaacaagctactcgaggtcttcaacagcagctggcaagaaggatcgctaccacaaccctggcgagaagcgatcatgatccccatcttaaaaaaagggaaggatccaaagaaggccaccagctatcgcccaatcagcctcaccagctgtgttgtgaagaccctggagagaattgtgaacgagcgcctcaggtggtacctggaatccaggaacctcctcgcccctgaacaagctggattccgacagttccgcagcactgaagatcaggtcacttacctggcgcaagaagttgaagatgcctttcaggaacagaagctggtcttcgtcacctggatagatcttcagaaggcctttgacaaggtctggaaagatggactccttgtaaaactgctgaggaaaggcgtgtccagcaacatgtaccagtggattcgctcttacctctataaccgcagggcaagagttaacgtcgaccagaccaaaagcaagaagttcctccttcgtcatggcgtccctcagggcggagtcctctcccccacactcttccttctcttcatcgacgatctggtgtctgagatgcccaaggggatcaaagctgctctctacgcagacgaccttgtgatctggtgcaaggaggagcacgcaagtactgccacctacagaatgcagcaagcggcagataggctgaacgcatgggcagaagattggtgcgtctccatcaacaaggagaaatcctccaccaccctattcacactgtcgccaaagcagaaagccggaaccattaggcttggtggaactcctctgagggaggatgaagaagcaacgtaccttggtgtcacctttgatagacggcagacctggaaaccacacattgcacaggcagagacaaaggcccggcgcaagctagccatactcaggaagctggcaggtaccacctggggagcgaacgagaagatactgaagacagtataccagggaacaatcagaccccacctcgagtacggctccacagcgtggtcaacctcagccaagacaaacctgcagacccttgaccgtgtgcaaaaccaggccctccgactcatcaccggtgcaatgaaatccacgcccatcaaggaaatggagaagcttaccaccatccaacccctctgtcagagaagagaagccaagactatggtacaggccgagaagctcaagtgcctacccgaccaccccatgaagcacagactgagcaacctcaccaagaaccggcttaaacggagcagttttgtacacgagagcaagagactttctcgacagtacagggaagtccttccacagaacactctacctctgactcaagaagaagaggaaacccccaaggcaacagagaaaccaggcatccagatctgcaccagtgttccacatgttacctcaggagaagatcagaatgacacagctcgacaggcactcaccttagccctgatcgacgaacagtacccaaaagaggcgtggatccatgtatacactgatggatcagcaactaacgccgtgctcaatggaggtgcaggcattctcatccagttccctgggggacatacagctacatccagcgttgccactggcaaacactgcacaaactataaagcagaagcagaagctctcatgcaggccgcctccttcgttcaggactccgcagacccttgctaccaagttgtcttcctctcggacgccctttcagtccttcaggccctagagaacgacaaactcccacagctggccaaagcattacagatggtcagacaaaccagaagagttgtcctccagtggataccagcacactgtgggataccaggaaatgaaagggcagatgagctggcaaaagaaggagccgtggaagaccaacctgaaaacagtgtcagctttagtgagcagaagacaatcatcaaggcattgatgaggccaaggacaaacagagatgactaccacacaatgtccagagagcagcaagtcaacctcatcaggctgcgtactggccacaacaggctcaatgctcacatgaaccgaaagttcaagctggcgccatcaccaacctgtgcctgcggtcaagaggaccaaacagcggaacacatcttacagcgatgtcccttactagatgaggaacgaaaagaagtgtggccgtcaccaactcccttgcagaccaaactatacggcagtcgacaggagttggagaaaacgacaacatttatcaccagtgctggactgattgtgtaacctctgcgaacgccaagaagaagaagaagaagaagcatttCAGGTTGAAAGCTTaacattagttaattagtttactcattaaagttgtcattataatcgaattttcagaataaggttaaaaaaaaagatcttctcctgaattaataaaatatatatatatatatatatatatatagatatgtcatgtttaccctgaacatgtgctcagaatgaaaaatAACAGGAAATAGAAAATGTGATGTCTCAATTTTTGtgtctataatgacgtttgtctcggtgactttggcagcataagcagtggaaaaacaggtccctgtcagacttgcttgacacgacctcatttacatgatatacacacgtgtgatttgaacgattattatctcacgggtgtctctctcacgtatgtaggataaatatgtTTACAAATCAGCACACCGTGCAGTAAATGTCGCATCAAAGTATGGAAAAAATAGACATCAATGCAATACACGAATATACAAGCATATATACATTAAAAGTGTTGTTGCACTGCTGCTTGCACCATGGGCAAGATATGTAcaatcaaatcacacacacacacacacacacacacacacacacacacacacacacacacacacacacacacacacatacacacacacacacatcaaaccgagtgttaaccacaatcaaatgacacacacaaagtacACACGAGCTagagcacacacgcacacacacacacacacgcgcgcacacacacacgcacacacgcacacacgcacgtacgcacacacacacacacacatacacacacgcgcgcacacacacacacacacacacacacacacacacagttgctCGTAGTCGGGACAATGGTATTTGGAACAAAACTAATCTTTCAACTTTCACCTTCAGGGTGTTGCCATCAGGGTGTCCTCGCATAGACACGATGTAGGTACCAGCCGTGGGGATGGTCCAAACACGCTCTGCAGAGTTGTAGAGAGAACCGTAGTCGGTGGGCCTTGCTTTGTTGAAGCTGAGCTTTTCATGCCAGGACTGTCCCAAACGGTCCGTCCAGGCGGTAAAGGCAATGTGATTGGTATGTTTGATGTACTTTTGCTGGTTGCCTTCTAGGTATACGAAGGAGAAGGTGGTGCCGCCTTGCAGGCGATTCCCGTACTTGTAGGTTACTTTGAGCTGTAAAGTGCATGATTATCACAGGAAAGGATGTGTGAGCTCAGAAATGAAAGAATGATGTTGGCCTACGTATGCTCAATTGTTGAAGGTTAAGCTGCTCGCTTACAAGCACAGTCATGTTCGTAAACACAGTTCGGCTCACTTACTCAGATCTGGTCAAGTAGTAACATGaggtaaaaccatccctcccctcccccgcaCAATTCaatcccccgcccccccccccccccgcccccccccccccgctcctaCCCTCGGTCCCCCTCCCCTTAAGTCACATGCCCACATCAGGTGGCTATTGCGATATTCATTTattaaaaagcaacaaaaaccaGAACAAGTCTCACTGTGCACAGACATCAACGAGGTTGTTCAtttgtgggtatgtgaccaagtggagggatgacatcatcccatgtaaaaacctagcCAGACTAGGGCGGGGAGATCAGAAGCAGCACTGGCATATAAACCAGGTGTTGCTATCGGCATAGTTGCGATCCCCACCGTCGGCGAGGGATTTGATTCAAGATTCAACTTCATGCAGACtctcgatttagaaacaatttcatcttattccttgtcggttcccgattccaaaaacacatatagatatgtaatgtttggattaaaaacaagctgaggtagttaacaagaatagagatacagaaaagcgtgctatattgCTCAGCGCAACCAGTACAGCGCTGTACTTgtttgtcagtttcactgccttttcctcGAGCCGGGGACTGACATTAGAAGGCAAACCAGGCGCATAAAAGCTGACAGCTGACATGATTGGACGAGTCATGGACAATGTCAACGTTCGTGTTGCAGCAGTTCTTGTACGAAGAGGACCTTGGGTAGAGCAGATTACCATCTACTAAGGACAAACCAATTTCAAACAAATTTGCAAGACATAATTTGCCATGATTCTGCTATTGCTTTGCGGAGACattttctaaatctctcttcgcagtcaaaaatgagatcaaCAAGAAAATAGGGCCCTTTTAGTGGACCACCCTGTATATATATCAAATACTAGATCTGAGGCGGAGAGCTGAATTGTTTCCTTTAGCTTTAAGATAGCAAATGCCTCCATCGTCTTTATGTTTTGCTGTCCTGCACTACGGGACCTAATAGTATTATTGATAAAGCCAAAATATTATAATCACCCATGTATGTACcgatatactttgcttatgtctactggaaatgtcattcaaatatccaaatgtgttagtgactttaagtctccgtgcgtgtgaatgagtgtatgtgcgccttgaggcgcctgttggtgagatatgtgcgcgttacaaatatttgtattattattattattatttaagttattgagacatcccagtgcactaagggatttatagagcaaatcgagaaaattcattattgaacgaagcgcatagcgctgagttcaataattattttcgagatttgctctataaatcccttagtgcactgggattgtttcaataacgatattgtcagtaccgccagagaaaaaagaagattcaaaacgcacactttgctacgcgcatttggataggcgtaactgtgtggtcaggtcgtatacaGTAGGATCTACTTTTATGTGGGCTGTCTGAAGTGTGTCGTgcgttcgtcacacgcaaactcttgttttaatttctgttggtaaattccagtgtagcgttaagctaaaaagtgatgatctttcatagagacctcattttaactcggagaaaggactatgctcttaattatttgcgattcgaaaccttcatcgagcttcgacagacttgactgtgcagagttttgcccctttgccaaggtcgacggaaagcacattttcaaaataaatgattctcgtgtggtatcttcactcatcggggagtctggtactaaatatgaacggtaagaatgctctgaaccctacacgtattatatccccatcgttttatcgttcacatttgcccaacatgttaatttgctgaacgggatttatgtcgtctgctagtgctactgctacgcactgcactgagtctcatttcaaaaacaaaaattgctcgtctcgttgcactgagtctgcaagcacgaggcaggctggtcttatatatggtaagaacgctctaaaccctacacgttttcgattccgattcttcttgccttgaaataataattcggaaaccatccatttactgaacagatgcagtcgtatatcagtgtagtctgctacgccggccggtgctgatctagctgctagtcTACGTTATcgaaataacacttgtgttttctgttagctgctgggatttgtatactaactcatcatttggtaatgtggataataagctacatgccactaacatggcataattatgagaggaatcttcgcaagtcgaaactgaaaaattagacacagcaggttctatttttagattagtGGCAACTGTaggcggcacaggcgcatgcaatctgtcagaaaaaaaactacttctgcttttaattaaaaagcaggaaatttatggtcataatcattggtattgtggagaatataagctacatgtcactaattaattctgaggatgagagtacagtctcgctttggcaaagggtgtaagaatacgctctgtgaaaaagttagcgcactccgagagtgcgctaacagatttagcgcatcgccattagccaatcaactggtttagatcagtcatgtgacaccggtattattattattattattattattattattattattattattattaatacgtgaatgaacgaatgaatgaatgaatgaatgaatgaatgaatgaatgaatgaatgaaaaacAAGGAATGGGGTCGGGAGGAACGGATTcctatctgaaaacatttagtcactaAAAACTATGTAAGTGAATAAATAACGAAATAAATAAGCGACACTCAAagctgctcccccccccccccccccccccgtcctaACCCTTCTTTCCAACCAGCACACCCGTTCAAACTTACATATCTTCCAGCTTGCAAGTAGAATGCTCCAGATGCGGAGACGGCTTTGTCCCTGGCACAGAAGACGTCGAAGAGTCCGGTTCCAACGTCCAGAATGACAGCACGATTCATGTCGCCACAGTCGGCTCTTGCAGCCACCCAGTAAATCCCACTCGTTCTGATTTTCATATAATATGAATCGACCCTTCTGCGAATCCAGACCCTGGTGGACTGGAAACGTTGGTCAAACTTTACGATGTTGGGCGGGCTAGAGTATTGCCCGCTGCAGCGTAGCGTTACGTAGTTCTGTAACAACACGTGGTGGAAGCGGAcactttaacctttgccggatgccgcttttgactacacacgcccgacgatgcgggtttgtctgtggtctgaacccatacatttgaaagagggtttttaccgtttatttctctaacgacggggtgggttcagggaaacccacagcgctacttcagtgggtgcatcgagtttcttccttcaccgacttcttgcaggggagggagagggggagggagagggggagggagagggagagggggagggagagactgagggagactgagagagactgagagactaagaaagagagagagagagagagagagactaagaaagagagagagagaaactaagaaagagagagactaagaaagagagagagagactaagaaagagagagagagtgagactaagaaagacagagagagactaagaatgagagagagagactaagaaagagctagagagagagagagagactaagaaagagagagagagagactaagaaagagagagagagagactaagaaagagagagagagagagagactaagagagagagagactaagaaagagagagagagactaagaaagagagagagagagactaagaaagagagatagagagactaagaaagagagagagagagagactaagaaagagagagagagactaagaaagagagagagagagactaggaaagagagagagagactaagaaagagagagagagagactaagaaagagagagagagagagactaagaaagagagagagagagactaagaaagagagagagagagactaagaaagagagagagagactaagaaagagagagagagagagagagactaagaaagagagagagagactaagaaagagagagagagactaagaaagagagagagagactaagaaagggagagagagactaagaaagagagagagagagatactaagaaagagagagagagagactaagaaagagagagagagagagactaagaaagagagagagagagagactaagaaagagagagagagactaagaaagagagagagagagagagactaagaaagagagagagagagactaagaaagagagagagaaagagactaagaaagagagagagagagagagactaagaaagagagagaaagagagactaagaaagagagagagagagagactaagaaagagagagagagagagactaagaaagagagagagagagagagactaagaaagagagagagagagactaagaaagagagagagagagactaagaaagggagagagagactaagaaagagagagagagagatactaagaaaaagagagagagagactaagaaagagagagagagagagactaagaaagagagagagagagagactaagaaagagagagagagactaagaaagagagagagagagagagactaagaaagagagagagagactaagaaagagagagagagagagactaagaaagagagagagagagagagactaagaaagagagagaaagagagactaagaaagagagagagagagactaagaaagagagagagagagagactaagaaagagagaaagagagagactaagaaagagagagagagactaagaaagagagagagagagattaagaaagagagacagagagagagactaagagagggagagagacagagagagagactaagagagagagagagagacagagagagagactaagagagagagagagagacagagagagagagacagagagagagacagagatagagagagcgacagagagagagagagactaagaaagagagagagagactaagaaagagagagagagactaagaaagagagagagagagactaagaaagagagagagagagagactaagaaagagagagaaatagatactaagaaagagagagagactaagaaagagagagagagagactaagaaagagagagaaagagagaataagaaagagagagagagactaagaaagagagagagagagactaagaaagagagacaga
Encoded proteins:
- the LOC138976371 gene encoding uncharacterized protein isoform X1, translated to MTTTTATLRMLLLICISLGQIRLVTMQSVTVPVHGVYLITMVADPRGRSYMILQFNGHDAGFVAYGVEDAIAGLVVAVYLKGGTRVSARYQGNTQAATSLGVAFASYNERNYVTLRCSGQYSSPPNIVKFDQRFQSTRVWIRRRVDSYYMKIRTSGIYWVAARADCGDMNRAVILDVGTGLFDVFCARDKAVSASGAFYLQAGRYLKVTYKYGNRLQGGTTFSFVYLEGNQQKYIKHTNHIAFTAWTDRLGQSWHEKLSFNKARPTDYGSLYNSAERVWTIPTAGTYIVSMRGHPDGNTLKVIFYKSYHKYLFAWFNENRTIGGQAGVFQFTKGDRLYMVNEYGRYVGKETFMSIALLWVASE